Proteins from one Pelorhabdus rhamnosifermentans genomic window:
- a CDS encoding cupin domain-containing protein: protein MMENPGFKQLDDLTSRKIIVSGEDLMLAEVHFKKGGIGALHKHTDHEQAGYIAKGSFELTLGSEKKVVRQGDCYYAPKNVLHGVVALEDSIIIDSFTPIRKDFL, encoded by the coding sequence ATGATGGAAAATCCCGGTTTTAAACAACTTGATGACTTGACTTCCCGCAAAATTATCGTGAGTGGTGAGGACTTGATGCTTGCGGAAGTTCACTTCAAAAAAGGTGGAATTGGCGCACTCCATAAGCACACCGATCATGAACAGGCCGGTTATATTGCCAAAGGCAGCTTTGAATTGACTCTTGGCAGTGAGAAGAAAGTTGTCAGGCAAGGGGACTGTTATTATGCGCCGAAAAATGTTTTGCATGGCGTTGTCGCTCTAGAGGATTCCATTATTATTGACTCTTTTACACCGATTCGGAAAGATTTCTTATAA
- the uvrB gene encoding excinuclease ABC subunit UvrB, with translation MGTVPKLNTVFHEGGIPFEVHAPYDAAGDQPAAIEQLVQGIEQNMKGQVLLGATGTGKTFTIAKVIEKVQKPTLVIAHNKTLAAQLASEFKEFFPNNAVEYFVSYYDYYQPEAYIAQTDTYIAKDASINDEIDKLRHSATSSLFERRDVIIVASVSCIYGLGSPDEYHGLVLSLREGQVKDRDEILRKLVEIQYERNDINFVRGKFRVRGDVIEVFPAGYGERAVRIELFGDEVERIVELDTLTGEILAKRKHIAIYPASHYVTSRENLTRAVGDIEAELADCLMKLRAEGKLLEAQRLEQRTHYDLEMMAEMGYCSGIENYSRHLTGRAPGDSPYTLIDYFPEDFLMVVDESHVTLPQVKAMYAGDRSRKDSLIGNGFRLPSAYDNRPLKFDEFEERIHQIIYVSATPSEYEVRDSEQIVQQIIRPTGLVDPEVEVRPIEGQLDDLLGEVKVRAARNERVLVTTLTKKMAEDLTEFLKETGIKVRYLHSDIATIERGEIIRDLRAGVFDVLVGINLLREGLDLPEVSLVAILDADKEGFLRSETSMIQTIGRAARNAHGRVIMYANHQTGSMKRAIDETTRRRNIQLAHNKKYGITPQTIVKKVRDLIQTTKVAEAETPYEPDVLSNLSKREMQDLTASLEKEMKAAAKALEFERAGELRDEIKKLKKMLNESETKAKTAGKAKRARQTRIKSN, from the coding sequence ATGGGGACTGTTCCGAAGCTGAATACTGTATTTCATGAAGGAGGCATTCCTTTTGAAGTGCATGCTCCCTATGATGCGGCAGGCGATCAGCCAGCTGCGATTGAGCAATTAGTTCAGGGGATTGAGCAAAATATGAAAGGTCAAGTGTTGCTTGGAGCCACAGGAACAGGTAAGACGTTTACAATTGCGAAAGTCATTGAAAAGGTGCAAAAACCGACACTTGTGATTGCCCATAATAAGACACTAGCGGCGCAGCTTGCTAGTGAATTCAAAGAATTTTTCCCCAACAATGCTGTGGAGTATTTTGTGAGCTATTACGACTATTATCAACCTGAGGCTTATATCGCTCAGACAGATACGTACATTGCGAAAGATGCATCAATTAACGATGAAATTGATAAATTGCGACATTCAGCGACAAGTTCTTTATTTGAACGACGTGATGTGATTATTGTGGCGAGTGTGTCTTGTATTTACGGCTTGGGTTCGCCTGATGAGTATCACGGTCTGGTGCTGTCGCTCAGAGAGGGACAAGTGAAGGATCGTGATGAAATTTTACGCAAGCTAGTAGAAATTCAGTATGAACGCAATGATATTAATTTTGTGCGCGGCAAGTTTCGGGTGCGTGGCGATGTTATTGAAGTTTTCCCTGCTGGCTATGGAGAACGAGCCGTACGGATTGAGTTGTTTGGCGATGAAGTAGAACGGATTGTTGAGCTTGATACCCTAACAGGTGAAATACTCGCCAAGCGCAAGCATATTGCGATTTATCCTGCTTCACACTATGTTACCTCGCGTGAGAATCTGACACGGGCCGTCGGCGATATTGAAGCGGAGCTTGCCGATTGTCTGATGAAACTTCGGGCCGAAGGCAAATTGCTTGAAGCGCAGCGCTTGGAGCAGCGCACGCATTATGATTTGGAAATGATGGCTGAAATGGGTTATTGTTCAGGCATTGAAAATTACTCGCGTCATTTAACAGGCCGTGCGCCAGGCGATTCCCCTTATACACTGATTGATTATTTTCCGGAAGATTTTTTGATGGTTGTTGATGAGTCCCATGTGACACTTCCCCAGGTTAAGGCCATGTATGCCGGTGATCGTTCGCGGAAGGATTCGCTTATTGGCAATGGTTTTCGCCTTCCATCAGCTTATGATAATCGACCACTGAAATTTGATGAATTTGAAGAACGTATTCATCAAATTATTTATGTATCAGCCACGCCGTCGGAATATGAAGTGCGTGATTCAGAGCAGATTGTGCAGCAAATTATTCGTCCAACAGGCTTGGTTGATCCTGAAGTGGAGGTACGGCCCATTGAAGGACAGCTCGATGATTTGCTTGGTGAAGTCAAGGTGCGCGCGGCTCGGAATGAGCGAGTTCTTGTTACGACACTGACTAAGAAGATGGCGGAAGACTTGACGGAATTCTTAAAGGAAACAGGGATTAAAGTACGGTATTTGCATTCGGATATTGCGACAATTGAGCGGGGCGAGATTATCCGAGATCTTCGCGCGGGTGTGTTTGATGTTCTTGTGGGCATTAATTTGTTACGTGAAGGGTTGGATTTGCCTGAAGTCTCGCTTGTCGCGATCCTTGACGCGGATAAGGAAGGTTTTTTACGGTCGGAGACGTCGATGATTCAGACGATTGGCCGGGCGGCACGCAATGCTCATGGACGGGTCATTATGTATGCCAATCATCAAACAGGTTCAATGAAACGGGCCATTGATGAAACAACACGGCGGCGGAATATTCAACTAGCTCATAACAAAAAGTATGGTATTACTCCGCAGACAATTGTGAAAAAGGTTCGTGACTTAATTCAAACAACGAAGGTAGCTGAGGCGGAAACACCTTATGAGCCGGATGTGCTGAGCAACCTGAGTAAGCGCGAAATGCAGGATCTTACGGCCAGTTTGGAAAAAGAGATGAAAGCGGCTGCCAAGGCGCTGGAATTTGAGCGAGCAGGCGAATTGCGCGATGAAATTAAGAAACTCAAGAAGATGCTCAATGAGAGCGAGACTAAAGCAAAGACGGCTGGTAAAGCAAAGAGAGCCAGGCAAACGCGCATAAAATCGAATTGA
- the uvrA gene encoding excinuclease ABC subunit UvrA, with protein MKEQIFVKGARQHNLKNIDIAIPRDKLVVITGLSGSGKSSLAFDTIYAEGQRRYVESLSAYARQFLGQMDKPDVDYIEGLSPAISIDQKTTSRNPRSTVGTVTEIYDYLRLLFARAGVPYCPHCGKPIRQQTVEQMVDQLRTLGDGVRLTVLAPVIRGKKGEHVKVLAQIRKDGYVRVRVDGQTLDVAEDISLEKNKKHTIEVVVDRVIVRQGSESRLAESLETALKVGNGVVLVNAGGKEDLTFSQNFACVDCGISLPEIAPRMFSFNSPYGACPACTGLGYNMELDPSSIIPDGSKTLGDGAIAAVSKNRNSYFMCQLEALVTQHGHSFDEPWDSLPEKLQQLILQGSDEKLTFQYENMYGETRTYQVPFEGTLPLLSRRYRESTSDMMREEIEEFMSVKPCPKCHGARLKPESLAIRIGSKNIYEVTQLNIADSQQFFSAVELTERQQLIARQILKEIDARLGFLNNVGLDYITLDRAAGTLSGGEAQRIRLATQIGSGLVGVLYILDEPSIGLHQRDNNRLLDTLKHLRDLGNTLLVVEHDEDTMYAADHIIDIGPLAGVHGGKVVAQGTVEDIKNCPESITGQYLSGKKSIPVPAKRRKPNGKWIEVVGARENNLKNITARFPLGVFTAVTGVSGSGKSTLVNEILYKGLAQKVYGSRAKPGAHKTLVGAENIDKIIEIDQSPIGRTPRSNPATYTGLFDGIREVFSQTPDSRIRGYKPGRFSFNVKGGRCEACHGDGIIKIEMHFLPDVYVPCEVCKGARYNRETLEVRYKGKSIAQVLDMIVDEAVDFFQNIPKLHRKLQILKDVGLGYIKLGQPATTLSGGEAQRVKLSTELAKRSTGKTIYILDEPTTGLHTADIHRLLEVLQRLVDGGDTVIVIEHNLDVIKTADYILDLGPEGGVRGGTLVAQGTPEQIVRERTSYTGQYLAPLLERGTSK; from the coding sequence GTGAAGGAACAGATTTTTGTTAAGGGTGCCAGACAGCACAATCTAAAAAATATTGATATTGCGATTCCCCGTGATAAGCTTGTGGTGATTACAGGGCTGAGTGGTTCAGGCAAGTCATCGCTTGCTTTTGATACGATTTATGCGGAAGGACAGCGTCGTTATGTGGAGTCACTTTCTGCTTATGCCCGGCAGTTTTTAGGGCAAATGGACAAGCCTGATGTGGATTATATTGAGGGGTTGTCACCAGCCATTTCTATTGATCAAAAAACAACGAGCCGTAATCCCCGTTCGACAGTGGGGACGGTAACAGAGATCTATGATTATTTACGGCTCTTGTTTGCCCGGGCGGGTGTGCCGTATTGTCCGCATTGCGGTAAGCCCATTCGTCAGCAAACGGTGGAGCAAATGGTGGATCAACTTAGGACTCTTGGCGATGGGGTGCGTCTGACTGTTTTGGCGCCTGTGATTCGCGGCAAGAAAGGCGAGCATGTGAAGGTGCTGGCCCAGATTCGCAAAGATGGCTACGTACGGGTTCGCGTCGATGGCCAGACACTCGATGTGGCGGAAGACATTTCGCTGGAAAAGAATAAAAAGCATACGATTGAGGTTGTCGTAGATCGTGTGATTGTGCGCCAAGGCAGTGAATCCCGTTTGGCAGAATCATTAGAAACGGCGCTGAAAGTAGGCAACGGTGTGGTTCTTGTCAATGCGGGCGGCAAGGAAGATCTGACATTTAGCCAGAATTTTGCTTGCGTGGATTGCGGTATCAGTCTACCCGAAATTGCACCGCGCATGTTTTCTTTTAACAGTCCCTATGGTGCCTGTCCGGCTTGCACTGGTCTGGGCTATAATATGGAGCTTGATCCAAGCAGCATTATTCCCGATGGCAGTAAGACGCTGGGTGACGGAGCCATTGCGGCTGTCAGCAAGAATCGAAATTCTTATTTTATGTGTCAGCTTGAGGCGCTTGTCACTCAGCACGGTCATTCTTTTGATGAGCCGTGGGATAGTCTGCCTGAAAAACTGCAACAGCTTATTTTGCAGGGCTCTGATGAAAAATTGACTTTCCAATATGAAAATATGTATGGTGAGACGCGCACCTATCAGGTACCTTTTGAAGGAACTCTCCCGCTGTTAAGCAGACGGTATCGTGAATCGACTTCTGATATGATGCGGGAGGAAATTGAGGAATTTATGAGTGTGAAGCCTTGTCCAAAATGTCATGGTGCAAGGCTGAAACCGGAATCACTGGCTATTCGTATTGGTTCGAAGAATATCTATGAAGTGACGCAGCTCAATATTGCTGACAGTCAACAATTTTTTTCTGCCGTCGAGCTTACTGAGCGACAGCAGCTGATTGCCAGGCAGATTCTGAAAGAAATTGATGCGAGACTGGGATTTTTAAATAATGTTGGTCTTGATTATATTACGCTGGATCGTGCAGCAGGTACTTTGAGCGGCGGCGAGGCGCAGCGTATTCGTCTGGCAACCCAGATTGGTTCCGGTCTCGTGGGGGTTCTCTATATTCTCGATGAACCCAGCATTGGATTACATCAGCGTGATAACAATCGCTTGCTTGACACGCTCAAGCACTTACGTGATTTAGGCAATACGCTGCTTGTTGTTGAGCATGACGAAGATACCATGTATGCAGCGGACCATATTATTGATATTGGCCCTCTTGCTGGGGTGCACGGGGGCAAGGTCGTGGCCCAGGGAACGGTAGAAGATATTAAAAATTGTCCGGAATCCATTACAGGTCAGTATTTAAGCGGAAAGAAGAGCATTCCTGTACCAGCCAAACGGCGTAAGCCCAATGGAAAATGGATTGAAGTGGTGGGGGCCAGGGAAAATAACTTAAAAAACATTACGGCTCGGTTTCCTTTAGGCGTGTTTACGGCTGTAACGGGGGTGTCTGGCTCAGGTAAAAGTACGCTTGTCAATGAAATTCTTTATAAAGGATTGGCGCAAAAGGTGTATGGCAGCCGTGCTAAGCCTGGGGCTCATAAAACGCTTGTTGGTGCCGAAAATATTGATAAAATTATTGAAATCGACCAGTCGCCCATCGGTCGTACACCGCGTTCGAATCCGGCTACCTATACAGGGCTGTTTGACGGTATACGCGAGGTATTCAGCCAGACGCCTGACAGCCGTATCAGAGGTTATAAACCCGGCCGATTTAGTTTTAATGTCAAAGGCGGCCGCTGCGAGGCCTGTCATGGTGACGGCATTATTAAAATTGAGATGCATTTTCTGCCTGATGTTTATGTGCCTTGTGAAGTATGTAAAGGAGCCCGTTATAATAGAGAAACTTTAGAAGTACGCTATAAAGGCAAAAGTATCGCGCAAGTGCTTGATATGATTGTGGATGAAGCGGTAGATTTCTTTCAGAATATCCCGAAACTGCATCGAAAATTGCAAATTCTCAAGGATGTAGGCTTAGGTTATATCAAATTGGGTCAACCTGCGACGACATTATCAGGCGGTGAGGCGCAGCGCGTAAAGCTGTCCACTGAGCTTGCCAAGCGTAGTACAGGCAAGACGATTTATATTTTAGACGAACCGACGACAGGGCTGCATACAGCCGATATTCATCGTTTACTTGAGGTATTGCAGCGCCTTGTTGATGGCGGCGACACAGTCATTGTTATTGAACATAATTTGGATGTCATTAAGACAGCCGATTATATTCTGGACTTGGGTCCAGAAGGCGGCGTACGCGGCGGTACCTTAGTAGCGCAGGGAACACCGGAACAAATCGTTCGTGAAAGGACTTCCTATACGGGGCAATATTTAGCACCCCTCCTTGAACGGGGAACGAGCAAGTAA
- the uvrC gene encoding excinuclease ABC subunit UvrC: MTEEVAEKLVLLPDRPGCYLMKDSQGKIIYVGKAINLKNRVRSYFQSSVNHSPKVNALVSHIADLEIIITNSEIEALILECNLIKKHCPKYNISLRDDKTFPYIKVTTTEQYPRIYATRKVLKDGARYFGPYTNAGAMHETIHLLKRLFSLRSCRKLDAKRPCLQYHMKRCLAPCAGFITPTDYGAMIAAVCLFLEGRSDTVVKMLQKNMEEAAERLEFEQAARFRDQLAAVEKVREKQNIVTGSGDHDVVGLARSIVGTCAQVFFVRSGKLIGRDHFLIAGSEEEADGEVLAAFLKQYYSRATFIPREILLPYELSERAVFSQWLTETKGSKVELEVPQRGTKRDLVKLAEGNASLVLEQQAQKISLAEEQTTGAVRDLGRYLGLTTEPDRIECFDISHTQGAETVASMVVFQGGVPKKDDYRRYKLLTVEGKPDDFKSMQEVVGRRYGKDDLPRPDLIIIDGGKGQLNSALPVIRQCGLSTVPVVGLAKEFEYIYREGESEPVILPRHGQALYLVQRIRDEAHRFAITYHRKLRAKRNLVSILDHVQGIGPKRRQALWDHFGTLAKIKAASLDELTAVAGMNEKTAQAVYLFFRRT, encoded by the coding sequence GTGACAGAAGAGGTGGCGGAAAAACTTGTCCTGTTACCGGATCGGCCGGGCTGTTATTTGATGAAGGACAGTCAAGGGAAAATTATTTATGTGGGTAAGGCTATTAATCTAAAAAATCGTGTGCGTTCTTATTTTCAATCCAGCGTCAACCATTCTCCTAAAGTAAATGCCCTTGTGTCTCATATTGCGGATTTGGAAATCATTATTACAAATTCCGAGATTGAGGCACTTATTTTAGAGTGTAATTTAATTAAAAAGCATTGTCCTAAATACAATATTAGTTTGCGTGATGATAAAACCTTTCCCTATATTAAAGTGACAACGACAGAACAATATCCGAGAATTTATGCGACGCGTAAGGTGTTAAAGGATGGTGCACGTTATTTTGGTCCCTATACAAATGCCGGGGCCATGCATGAAACGATTCACTTGTTAAAACGGCTCTTTTCGCTGCGTTCTTGCCGGAAATTGGATGCCAAGCGTCCTTGTCTGCAATATCATATGAAGCGTTGTTTGGCGCCTTGTGCAGGATTCATTACGCCTACAGACTATGGCGCTATGATTGCTGCGGTGTGCTTGTTTTTGGAGGGACGCAGTGATACAGTGGTGAAAATGCTGCAGAAGAATATGGAAGAAGCGGCTGAAAGGCTGGAGTTTGAGCAAGCTGCGCGTTTTCGTGATCAGCTGGCCGCTGTCGAAAAAGTCAGGGAAAAACAGAATATAGTCACAGGGTCTGGTGATCACGATGTCGTGGGGCTAGCCCGTTCAATTGTTGGGACATGTGCGCAGGTCTTTTTTGTGCGTAGTGGCAAATTGATCGGTCGGGATCACTTTTTGATTGCTGGCAGTGAGGAAGAAGCGGACGGTGAAGTTCTTGCCGCTTTTTTAAAGCAGTATTATAGTCGGGCGACATTTATTCCACGGGAGATCTTGCTTCCTTATGAGCTGAGTGAACGAGCGGTGTTTTCCCAGTGGCTTACAGAGACGAAAGGCAGCAAGGTGGAGCTTGAAGTACCTCAACGCGGTACCAAGCGAGATCTTGTGAAGCTTGCTGAAGGCAATGCTTCGCTTGTTTTGGAGCAGCAGGCACAGAAGATATCACTGGCTGAGGAGCAAACAACAGGCGCTGTTCGCGATTTAGGCCGTTATCTGGGACTCACTACTGAGCCGGATCGCATCGAATGTTTTGATATTTCCCATACACAAGGGGCTGAAACAGTGGCTTCCATGGTGGTATTTCAGGGGGGAGTGCCGAAAAAGGATGATTACCGCCGCTACAAGCTTCTGACAGTAGAAGGGAAGCCTGATGATTTTAAGTCCATGCAGGAAGTAGTGGGGCGCCGTTACGGAAAGGACGATTTGCCGCGCCCGGATCTGATTATTATTGATGGCGGAAAGGGGCAGCTAAATAGTGCTTTGCCTGTGATTCGTCAGTGCGGACTTAGCACTGTCCCTGTCGTGGGACTTGCCAAGGAGTTCGAATATATTTACCGTGAGGGCGAGTCGGAGCCAGTCATTCTGCCGCGGCATGGACAGGCTCTCTATCTCGTTCAGCGGATTCGTGATGAGGCCCATCGTTTTGCTATTACTTATCATCGTAAACTCCGGGCCAAACGCAATTTAGTGTCCATTTTAGATCATGTTCAAGGCATTGGACCTAAGCGGCGCCAAGCTTTATGGGACCACTTCGGCACGCTTGCAAAAATAAAAGCGGCTTCTCTTGATGAACTTACGGCAGTTGCGGGTATGAATGAAAAAACAGCACAAGCCGTGTATTTATTTTTTCGTCGTACATGA
- a CDS encoding sigma-54 interaction domain-containing protein gives MNKKIRDNECNVSGTEQQGQLEEFEAIINSSYDGIFITDGQGKVLHINHAYERITGIKAEEIIGQTMTHLVARKFYDQSVTVLVIEQRKRITINQTVRGTHQILVTGNPIFDKQGNLYRVVTNVRDITELVNLRDQLREKEEQTLKYKAELSHLRALQVEEKELVFRSSAMARAVELATKIAEVDSTVLITGESGTGKELIAKLIHKRGKGLDKPFIKVNCAAIPETLIESELFGYEGGAFTGARREGKPGLFELAHGGTLFLDEVGDLPLAVQVKLLRVLQEKEVVRVGSGKAIKVDVRIISATHRDIGKMVKNDQFREDLYYRLMVIPLQLTSLRDRKEDIPVLIPFFLDKFNAHFGFHKVMAPQTVAKLVKYAWPGNVRELENLIERLMVTAPGDELTEDLLPTGISERISLPKSGTKLKEAVEQTEIYLLSEAFKKCGSWAEAAEMLGIDRATVFRKVTKYGLKTKKVAKLK, from the coding sequence TTGAATAAAAAAATTCGGGATAATGAGTGCAATGTGAGTGGTACGGAACAGCAAGGACAGTTGGAAGAGTTTGAAGCCATTATTAATTCTTCCTATGATGGAATTTTTATTACGGATGGGCAGGGCAAGGTGCTCCATATTAACCATGCCTACGAGCGTATTACCGGAATCAAGGCGGAAGAAATTATTGGTCAGACTATGACTCATTTAGTAGCGCGTAAATTCTATGATCAATCGGTTACAGTTTTAGTTATTGAGCAGAGAAAGCGGATTACAATTAATCAAACCGTCCGGGGTACTCATCAAATTCTTGTGACAGGAAACCCGATTTTTGATAAACAGGGGAATTTGTATCGTGTTGTGACGAATGTGCGGGATATTACGGAACTTGTTAATCTCAGGGATCAATTAAGGGAAAAGGAAGAGCAGACTCTGAAATATAAAGCTGAATTATCGCATTTGCGTGCCTTACAGGTAGAAGAGAAGGAGCTTGTTTTTCGTAGCTCAGCCATGGCTAGAGCCGTAGAATTGGCCACGAAAATTGCTGAAGTGGATTCGACAGTGCTGATTACAGGCGAATCAGGTACAGGCAAGGAGCTCATTGCCAAGCTGATTCATAAACGGGGCAAGGGTCTTGATAAACCTTTTATTAAGGTGAATTGTGCGGCCATTCCTGAGACCTTAATCGAATCGGAACTTTTTGGCTATGAAGGCGGGGCATTTACCGGTGCCAGGCGGGAAGGTAAACCGGGTTTGTTTGAACTGGCTCATGGGGGAACGCTTTTTTTAGATGAAGTAGGGGATTTGCCCCTCGCGGTTCAAGTCAAACTGCTTCGGGTATTGCAGGAAAAAGAAGTGGTTCGAGTGGGAAGCGGTAAAGCCATTAAGGTCGATGTGCGGATTATTTCGGCTACTCATCGCGATATTGGAAAAATGGTAAAAAATGACCAGTTTCGCGAGGATTTATATTATCGTCTCATGGTTATTCCGCTTCAATTAACTTCTTTGCGTGACCGGAAGGAAGATATTCCTGTTCTGATTCCCTTTTTCTTGGACAAGTTTAATGCGCATTTTGGTTTTCATAAAGTCATGGCACCTCAAACGGTCGCTAAACTAGTCAAGTATGCTTGGCCGGGTAATGTGCGCGAATTGGAAAATCTGATTGAACGTCTCATGGTAACGGCACCAGGTGATGAATTGACGGAGGATTTGCTGCCAACAGGTATCTCTGAACGCATTTCATTACCTAAAAGTGGTACGAAGTTAAAAGAAGCAGTAGAACAAACGGAAATTTATTTGTTGTCAGAGGCCTTTAAAAAATGTGGTTCATGGGCAGAAGCCGCAGAAATGCTAGGTATTGATCGAGCGACAGTATTTCGTAAGGTAACGAAGTATGGATTAAAAACAAAAAAAGTCGCAAAATTAAAATAG
- a CDS encoding 4-hydroxyphenylacetate 3-hydroxylase family protein: MTLKTPEQYEESLRALNLKVYLQGELVENPVDHPIIRPSMNSVKATYELAQDPKYADLMTATSHLTGEKVNRFCHLHQSSADLVKKVKMQRLLGQKTAACFQRCVGMDAINAVDSVTFEMDEKLGTKYHENFEKFLRKMQQEDWTVDGAMTDPKGDRYLAPSKQADPDLFVHIVERRKDGIVVCGAKAHQTGAINSHWILVMPTISMGKDDADYAVSFCAPADEEGIYYIYGRQSCDTRKLEGGSIDVGNKKFGGHEALMVFDHVFIPWENVFMAGETEFSGLLVERFAGYHRQSYGGCKVGVGDVLIGATALAADYNGAARASHVKDKIIEMQHLNETLYACGIACSAEGHKTASGTYLIDLLLANVCKQNVTRFPYEIARLAEDIAGGLMVTMPSEKDLRHPVIGKVVEKYFKGVASIPTEWRMRILRLIENITLGTAAVGYRTESMHGAGSPQAQRIMIARQGNIEAKKELAKAIAGIPDQGAAK; the protein is encoded by the coding sequence ATGACTTTGAAAACACCTGAACAGTATGAAGAAAGTTTACGGGCACTGAATCTGAAGGTTTATTTGCAAGGAGAGCTTGTTGAAAATCCAGTCGATCATCCCATTATTCGTCCTTCCATGAATTCTGTAAAAGCCACTTATGAATTAGCGCAAGATCCGAAATATGCTGATTTGATGACAGCCACTTCTCATTTGACAGGCGAAAAGGTGAACCGTTTCTGTCATCTTCATCAGAGTTCCGCTGACTTGGTGAAAAAAGTAAAAATGCAGCGCTTGTTAGGTCAAAAAACCGCAGCCTGTTTCCAGCGTTGTGTCGGTATGGATGCTATTAATGCTGTGGACAGTGTAACATTTGAAATGGATGAAAAATTAGGTACGAAGTATCATGAAAATTTTGAAAAATTTCTGCGCAAGATGCAACAGGAAGACTGGACTGTTGACGGAGCTATGACAGATCCGAAAGGCGATCGTTACCTAGCGCCAAGCAAGCAGGCTGATCCAGATTTGTTTGTTCATATTGTGGAAAGACGGAAAGATGGTATTGTTGTTTGCGGTGCTAAAGCTCATCAAACAGGCGCTATTAATTCTCACTGGATTTTAGTGATGCCGACCATTTCCATGGGAAAAGATGATGCGGATTATGCTGTCAGCTTCTGTGCTCCTGCGGATGAAGAAGGTATCTACTATATTTATGGACGGCAATCGTGTGATACGCGTAAACTCGAGGGTGGCAGCATTGATGTAGGCAATAAGAAATTCGGCGGTCATGAAGCCTTGATGGTCTTCGATCATGTCTTTATTCCCTGGGAAAATGTCTTTATGGCAGGCGAGACAGAATTTAGCGGCCTCCTTGTGGAACGGTTTGCAGGTTATCATCGTCAAAGCTATGGTGGATGTAAAGTCGGAGTGGGTGATGTTCTGATCGGTGCTACGGCTCTTGCTGCCGATTACAATGGTGCAGCGCGGGCATCGCATGTGAAAGATAAAATTATCGAAATGCAGCATTTAAATGAGACTCTTTATGCCTGTGGCATTGCATGTTCGGCTGAGGGACACAAAACAGCGTCAGGAACTTATCTCATTGATTTACTCCTTGCCAATGTATGTAAGCAGAATGTTACGCGTTTTCCTTATGAGATTGCTCGTTTAGCGGAAGATATTGCAGGCGGATTAATGGTAACGATGCCTTCTGAGAAAGATCTGCGTCATCCAGTCATCGGCAAAGTGGTTGAAAAATACTTTAAAGGTGTGGCATCAATTCCGACAGAATGGCGGATGCGCATCTTGCGGCTCATTGAAAACATTACACTCGGCACAGCAGCCGTGGGTTATCGGACGGAATCCATGCATGGTGCAGGATCGCCACAGGCCCAACGGATTATGATAGCACGGCAGGGGAATATTGAAGCCAAGAAAGAATTAGCTAAGGCCATTGCCGGTATTCCAGATCAGGGCGCAGCTAAATAA
- a CDS encoding NifU family protein — protein MNSIEQIIEQKIRPILQSHEGDIDYLDTTEDGFVRVRLTGACSTCSGARQTLKEVVEQVIQAERPEIKGVVPVFEVSEDLIQQALHILRKGQPS, from the coding sequence ATGAATAGTATCGAGCAAATTATTGAACAGAAAATTCGGCCAATCCTTCAGAGTCATGAAGGCGACATAGATTATTTAGATACGACGGAAGACGGGTTTGTCAGGGTGAGATTAACCGGAGCATGTTCTACATGCTCCGGTGCTAGGCAAACATTAAAGGAAGTTGTCGAACAGGTTATTCAAGCGGAGCGTCCGGAGATTAAAGGCGTTGTCCCTGTTTTTGAAGTGAGTGAAGACTTGATTCAGCAAGCTTTGCATATTTTGCGCAAGGGGCAGCCGTCGTAG